A genomic region of Nostoc sp. UHCC 0702 contains the following coding sequences:
- a CDS encoding ribbon-helix-helix protein, CopG family, giving the protein MSKKWAVKRLTVNLTSSEVEKLEHYCALTGRPATDVIRELIRSLLAENKEASDMTNDSQEKNTTVAA; this is encoded by the coding sequence ATGAGTAAAAAATGGGCTGTGAAAAGACTTACGGTAAATCTTACCTCCAGTGAGGTAGAGAAGCTGGAACACTACTGTGCCTTGACAGGAAGACCAGCAACCGATGTAATTCGAGAATTGATTCGTTCTCTTCTAGCTGAGAACAAGGAAGCATCTGATATGACGAATGATAGCCAAGAGAAAAACACAACTGTTGCAGCTTGA
- a CDS encoding N-acyl-D-glucosamine 2-epimerase, translating into MLTGGERYLSAARAGVQYQRETFRSLTSDGKHCFWAFGKRKTKYSYQLYIRSLNEDDRDTIPLYEQIYALAGLAQYYRITLDWEVLDDIKRSVRAFNDFFADPKSEYGHNGYGDYFSHLDYVTLSWDNPALDQNQARKNWNSIGDHIPAYLINVILALEPLPITDHGHEEIGKFLETCKKILKTSSTIIADRFLDPDPNVPFVNERFFRDWKPDQNWRWQQNRAVVGHNLKIAWNLTRVANYYYSLAVQSADNEQEAEESQRLADKLMKLADRLGIKMAEIGIDLFRGGIFDTLERNPQNGMPLEFPWLNTKDFWQQEQALLAYLILHGCSNESHDQKQEYLRLARETAAFWNLFFLDQENKGIFFRVSESGDSITTGKYGQKGEHSISGYHAFELNYLAHIYISSYVTKEPFCLYFKPNPDCRQRSLNVLPDFFRPNTLEVTRISIDGSDRTTVDPDNFQLELGEKEFQLGSAAEIIVEFTPKT; encoded by the coding sequence TTGTTGACTGGAGGCGAACGTTATCTTTCAGCAGCGCGTGCTGGAGTTCAATATCAACGTGAAACTTTTCGCAGTTTAACATCTGATGGCAAACATTGTTTTTGGGCTTTTGGCAAGCGCAAGACGAAGTACAGTTATCAGTTGTATATACGTTCTCTCAACGAGGATGATAGAGATACAATCCCACTTTATGAGCAAATTTATGCATTAGCAGGATTAGCTCAGTACTATAGAATCACTTTAGATTGGGAAGTACTTGATGATATTAAACGAAGTGTTCGTGCGTTTAATGATTTCTTTGCTGATCCAAAATCAGAGTATGGGCATAATGGGTACGGGGATTATTTTTCACACCTGGATTATGTAACGCTGAGTTGGGATAATCCTGCTCTTGATCAAAATCAAGCAAGAAAAAATTGGAACTCAATAGGAGACCATATACCTGCATATTTAATTAACGTAATTTTAGCATTAGAACCCTTGCCAATAACTGATCATGGTCACGAAGAAATTGGGAAATTTTTAGAAACCTGCAAAAAGATTCTCAAAACATCATCCACAATCATTGCTGATAGATTTCTCGATCCAGATCCCAACGTTCCGTTTGTAAATGAGCGATTTTTTCGAGATTGGAAGCCAGACCAAAATTGGCGTTGGCAACAAAATCGTGCTGTTGTGGGACACAATTTGAAGATTGCCTGGAACCTTACCCGTGTTGCTAACTATTACTACTCTCTAGCTGTCCAATCTGCTGATAACGAGCAAGAAGCTGAAGAATCACAACGCTTAGCGGATAAGTTAATGAAGCTGGCAGATCGGTTAGGAATCAAGATGGCAGAGATTGGCATAGACTTATTTAGAGGTGGGATTTTTGATACTTTAGAGCGTAATCCCCAAAATGGAATGCCACTAGAATTTCCTTGGTTGAATACGAAGGATTTCTGGCAACAAGAACAGGCTTTGTTAGCCTATCTGATTCTTCATGGTTGTAGTAATGAAAGTCATGACCAAAAACAAGAGTATTTGCGGTTAGCAAGAGAAACAGCTGCTTTTTGGAATCTCTTCTTTCTTGACCAAGAAAATAAAGGTATTTTCTTCCGAGTTAGTGAAAGTGGAGATTCAATTACTACAGGAAAGTATGGACAGAAAGGAGAACATTCAATTTCTGGATACCATGCCTTTGAGCTAAATTATTTGGCTCATATCTATATCAGTAGTTATGTGACAAAAGAACCCTTCTGTTTGTATTTCAAACCTAATCCCGATTGTCGCCAGCGATCGCTCAATGTTTTACCTGATTTCTTTAGACCCAATACTCTAGAAGTGACCAGAATCAGCATTGATGGTAGCGATCGCACTACAGTAGACCCTGATAACTTCCAACTTGAACTGGGAGAAAAAGAATTTCAACTTGGTTCAGCAGCAGAAATCATTGTGGAATTTACACCCAAGACTTAG
- a CDS encoding DJ-1/PfpI family protein, protein MTIPMLEGKKIAILVESEFIPEEIAAYQQHFGELGATVHLMSRLWGYESLRFVSDVDAVGKSLEYLDVNIDFQNVDINDYAAVIVSAGYTSVRLRYFDPPADCPISPEQTRTAPAVQFFAQAMANPKIVKGAICHGLWLLTPIPELLQGRKVICHEVTLADIANGGAVYVPSASGIVVDGDLVTGRSGHDVGRFIDAIAQLIIQHNTEPEQKQGLIAATS, encoded by the coding sequence ATGACTATCCCAATGCTAGAAGGAAAGAAAATTGCCATTCTTGTAGAGAGTGAATTTATTCCAGAGGAAATTGCAGCTTATCAGCAACACTTTGGCGAACTTGGGGCGACTGTACATTTAATGTCTCGTCTATGGGGTTACGAAAGTCTGCGTTTTGTCAGTGATGTGGATGCAGTGGGCAAATCTTTGGAATACCTAGATGTGAACATTGACTTTCAGAATGTAGACATCAATGATTATGCTGCTGTGATTGTCTCTGCTGGCTATACCAGTGTACGTCTGCGTTACTTTGACCCTCCAGCAGATTGTCCCATCAGTCCAGAACAGACTCGTACTGCACCAGCCGTCCAATTCTTTGCCCAGGCCATGGCTAATCCCAAAATTGTCAAAGGGGCGATTTGTCATGGATTGTGGCTATTGACACCCATACCAGAACTACTGCAAGGGCGAAAAGTAATCTGTCACGAAGTCACCCTTGCAGATATTGCGAATGGTGGTGCAGTTTATGTGCCATCTGCTTCTGGAATTGTTGTTGATGGCGACTTAGTTACAGGGCGATCAGGTCATGATGTCGGTAGATTTATCGATGCGATCGCCCAACTAATTATCCAACACAATACAGAACCAGAACAAAAACAAGGATTGATAGCAGCTACATCGTGA
- a CDS encoding EthD domain-containing protein: MRTANYAQRDQAAQVVFYVPLWKRKGISLELFDDYWRNVHGPVCARLPGQYQYWQFHVAHNEGGIWPTIEGINYNTPAEDQFDGIAELTFKTVADRQTWFQASTILMDDEHNLFRKAIGYNTNPGNSITYVDGIENATPNGLVGVEKFHVMLKKANDVSVEEFRQYLKETFASEIVKSDLVLKLRIHLFEEVDNSRPDAAGVSHSEQPEKNYQAALEIAFSNRLEMEKFFASEIYTTATKYQAKYLRQISTFPEITAFTFVYDGQITLAGQRSSTVAELITNIGAINQLQDDISILMLGKR, encoded by the coding sequence ATGAGAACAGCTAATTATGCACAGCGAGATCAAGCTGCACAAGTAGTTTTTTACGTCCCACTGTGGAAGAGAAAGGGAATTTCTTTAGAGTTGTTCGATGATTATTGGCGAAATGTTCACGGCCCAGTCTGCGCCCGCTTACCTGGTCAATACCAATATTGGCAGTTTCATGTAGCTCATAATGAAGGAGGTATCTGGCCGACTATTGAGGGTATAAATTACAACACACCCGCAGAAGATCAGTTTGATGGCATTGCTGAATTAACCTTTAAAACTGTCGCAGACCGTCAGACATGGTTTCAGGCTTCTACCATTCTCATGGATGATGAGCATAACTTATTTCGTAAGGCGATCGGTTATAACACTAACCCCGGTAACTCCATCACCTATGTTGACGGTATTGAAAACGCCACACCTAACGGTTTAGTTGGTGTTGAAAAGTTTCACGTCATGCTCAAGAAAGCCAATGATGTCAGTGTAGAAGAGTTCCGCCAATATCTTAAAGAAACCTTTGCTTCAGAGATAGTCAAGAGTGATTTAGTGCTGAAGTTACGAATACATTTGTTTGAAGAAGTAGATAATTCCCGCCCCGATGCGGCTGGTGTATCTCATTCTGAACAACCAGAAAAAAACTATCAAGCAGCTTTAGAAATTGCCTTTTCTAATCGCCTAGAAATGGAAAAGTTTTTTGCTTCCGAAATATACACTACAGCCACAAAATACCAAGCCAAATACCTCAGACAAATTAGCACATTTCCAGAAATAACAGCTTTCACATTTGTCTATGATGGTCAGATAACACTAGCAGGTCAACGCAGTTCTACAGTTGCTGAGTTGATTACAAACATAGGAGCAATCAATCAACTTCAAGATGACATCTCTATTTTGATGCTTGGTAAACGCTAA
- a CDS encoding carboxymuconolactone decarboxylase family protein yields MVSKNSLKKNAVLDDQQLQANLKAINPKFGDFVIRVAGEAWGLPLIDQKTKALITIAVDVVNQDHVGPGNPFGAHVHMALQQGVTREEIEELLLFMCVYAGFNKAAGCFGALNEVLEPAK; encoded by the coding sequence ATTGTGTCTAAGAATTCTCTTAAAAAAAATGCAGTCCTCGACGATCAACAACTGCAAGCAAATCTCAAAGCAATCAATCCCAAATTTGGGGATTTTGTAATTCGTGTTGCAGGTGAAGCTTGGGGGCTACCATTAATTGACCAAAAAACCAAAGCTTTGATCACAATTGCTGTTGATGTTGTGAATCAGGATCATGTCGGGCCAGGTAATCCCTTTGGCGCTCATGTTCACATGGCTCTTCAGCAAGGTGTCACCCGTGAGGAGATAGAGGAATTACTTTTATTCATGTGTGTTTATGCCGGATTCAACAAGGCGGCTGGTTGTTTTGGTGCTTTGAATGAGGTTCTAGAGCCTGCAAAATAA
- a CDS encoding sugar ABC transporter permease, whose product MNQLTSKDWILIKKRLTPYLFLLPALLILGLTVFWPALQAFYLSFTSYEDISQPPQWIGFANFLRLWKDAVFWKTLKNTFFYLVGVVPILVIAPLWLAILVNQKLRGINWFRAAYYTPVVISTVVAGIAWNWLYAENGLLNQLLKLVGLFPEGIPWLTDNPPIKLFGIVPISLASVMAVTVWKGLGYYMVIYLAGLQSIPSDVYEAAAIDGSDGIRKHWDMTIPLMKPYLALVAVISAISATKVFEEVYIMTQGQPLNNSKTIVYYLYEEAFSNLEISYACTIGLVLFLIILGLSILRLIINQQEGDNMTI is encoded by the coding sequence ATGAATCAATTGACATCTAAAGATTGGATCTTGATTAAAAAACGACTGACTCCTTATTTATTTTTACTGCCTGCTTTGCTTATTTTGGGGTTAACCGTCTTTTGGCCTGCACTACAAGCGTTTTATCTCAGCTTTACCAGCTACGAAGATATCTCTCAACCACCGCAATGGATAGGTTTTGCCAACTTCCTGCGCTTATGGAAAGATGCAGTTTTTTGGAAAACATTGAAAAACACTTTTTTCTATCTTGTAGGTGTAGTACCAATTCTGGTCATAGCTCCTTTATGGCTAGCAATTTTAGTCAATCAGAAACTGCGGGGTATAAATTGGTTTAGAGCTGCATATTACACCCCGGTGGTGATTTCAACAGTAGTTGCAGGGATAGCTTGGAATTGGCTGTATGCAGAAAACGGTTTACTCAATCAACTCCTCAAACTTGTGGGTCTTTTTCCAGAAGGAATTCCCTGGTTAACTGATAATCCACCAATTAAACTTTTTGGTATTGTACCAATTTCTCTTGCCAGTGTTATGGCTGTCACCGTGTGGAAAGGACTAGGCTATTACATGGTGATTTATTTGGCAGGTTTGCAATCAATTCCTAGTGATGTGTATGAAGCGGCAGCAATTGATGGTTCAGATGGTATCCGCAAACACTGGGACATGACCATACCCTTGATGAAGCCTTATTTAGCACTAGTAGCAGTGATTTCAGCTATTTCTGCCACCAAGGTGTTTGAAGAAGTGTATATCATGACTCAAGGGCAACCACTTAATAATTCCAAAACTATTGTTTATTATCTCTATGAGGAAGCTTTTAGTAACTTGGAAATTAGCTATGCTTGCACAATTGGACTAGTGTTATTTTTAATAATTCTAGGGTTATCAATTTTGCGATTAATTATTAATCAACAAGAAGGCGATAATATGACAATCTGA
- a CDS encoding DJ-1/PfpI family protein, translated as MIQSQDEGKGKIGVLIEEHFDPFEFRAFNEYFPQQGYQVDYISHLWGNKEITFHSNSEDGIVKEHVTVTTEVSDINPADYKAIVCIGAYAMDRLRYEEKVKKDQPNQAPAVVFIGKTMQDPNVKIGVICHGLWLLCAADVLVNRRVTCAHNILVDVENAGAEIIYENDLAADIVIDENLVTGRHPDLVNKFMETLVREIENKQRGLHAAMTV; from the coding sequence ATTATTCAAAGCCAGGACGAAGGGAAAGGCAAAATCGGTGTTTTAATTGAAGAACATTTTGACCCATTTGAATTTCGGGCTTTCAATGAATACTTTCCTCAGCAAGGTTATCAAGTTGATTACATTTCTCACTTGTGGGGCAATAAAGAAATAACTTTTCACAGCAATTCTGAGGATGGTATAGTTAAAGAACATGTAACTGTCACTACAGAAGTCAGTGATATTAATCCAGCCGATTATAAGGCAATAGTTTGTATTGGTGCTTATGCAATGGATCGGCTGAGATATGAAGAAAAGGTGAAAAAAGATCAGCCCAATCAAGCTCCGGCAGTTGTGTTTATTGGTAAAACCATGCAAGACCCTAATGTCAAAATAGGAGTGATTTGTCATGGGTTATGGCTACTTTGTGCTGCTGATGTTTTGGTAAATCGGCGAGTAACTTGCGCCCATAATATTCTGGTTGATGTGGAAAATGCTGGAGCTGAGATTATTTACGAAAATGATTTAGCTGCTGACATTGTGATTGATGAAAATTTAGTGACAGGCAGACATCCTGACCTTGTAAATAAATTCATGGAAACCTTGGTCAGAGAAATTGAGAATAAACAGCGCGGTCTTCATGCAGCTATGACTGTTTAA
- a CDS encoding alpha amylase C-terminal domain-containing protein: protein MAKIPVSFTYFTGFKRAIFNNPRLIGSWDENGRYSQQWQSQQMQQIIGEDGCPCFQTTVELDDSQIGWLFRWGVMLDSPAGNNLWGIPTEVNDRNSSDRYCSFTLQSPNSTQSQQERYYLVHSRRLGAQPYYLPEQSQPGLKFAVWAPNARNVEVVFGNHSSGYIADDAFREDPDFGIDPHLGPFPMLRTAEGIWQTDVTVSPELADFSRFDHIPYMFRIVNEAGRVVYRTDLYSRCQIAKGNINPDGKPFSHRYTDKNGIPFSGKYQDLDGTKSCSVVINPDTVTRHFTEPVWPEIEFIPEEEFWNNEFSLERPLPQRVEDLVIYELHIGALGYGQNRPGNFEDAIALLPYLVELGVNAVELLPMSEFRDKVNWGYETSHYFALEYSGGGRDQLKHFIRECHRHGIAVILDVVYNHFNPDGERAEWAYDSDIPEHNIYFWYEGNSSDYFYPDGRRFPDGGYLDNLSTGFAPRFYEEMVRKMFISSAVTLMEEFHVDGFRVDQTTSMHLYNQLHADGRSVGNANIFGAKFLKEWTRTMKLIQPNAILIAEDHSDWEAVSESPDVGGLGFDAAWYANFYHHLIGDARQGTEYAKLIPTAGYGSDEPLAMDKFALALAWSGHHKVVYHESHDEAGNAYFEEGSHRVESRRTIVAAVNAAPLTGETRKYAEARCRFAFGVSILSAGTPMFLMGEEIGAQKPYRYTDFIDNREDLLGDRQNNGQQLFRFYQDLIQLRRTHSGLHSHLIDIIHVHNANRIIAFKRWDVTEEFLIVASLNNHPFSSRYTINNSRIGDGQWQEIFNSDASIYGGDNIGNFASHISAINGYIYPIVPANGFVVFQRVRT, encoded by the coding sequence ATGGCTAAGATTCCCGTTAGTTTTACCTATTTCACAGGTTTTAAAAGAGCAATTTTTAACAACCCCCGCTTAATTGGTAGTTGGGATGAAAACGGTCGCTATTCTCAACAATGGCAGTCTCAACAGATGCAGCAAATCATTGGTGAAGATGGCTGTCCCTGCTTTCAAACTACTGTTGAACTTGATGATTCGCAAATTGGTTGGTTATTTCGCTGGGGTGTAATGCTAGATAGTCCAGCGGGTAATAACCTGTGGGGAATCCCCACGGAAGTTAACGATCGCAATTCCAGCGATCGCTACTGTAGTTTTACTTTACAATCTCCTAACAGCACTCAGTCTCAGCAAGAAAGATATTATTTAGTTCACAGTCGCAGACTAGGCGCACAACCATATTATCTTCCTGAACAATCTCAGCCTGGGTTAAAGTTTGCTGTCTGGGCACCGAATGCGCGGAATGTGGAAGTTGTCTTTGGTAATCACAGCAGTGGCTATATTGCTGATGATGCTTTTCGAGAAGATCCTGATTTTGGCATAGATCCCCACCTAGGGCCATTTCCCATGTTGAGGACAGCGGAAGGTATTTGGCAAACAGATGTCACAGTGTCACCAGAACTTGCCGATTTCTCCCGCTTTGACCATATTCCTTATATGTTTAGAATTGTCAATGAAGCGGGACGAGTCGTTTATCGCACTGATTTATATTCTCGCTGTCAAATTGCTAAAGGCAACATCAATCCTGACGGTAAACCTTTTTCTCATAGATATACAGATAAAAACGGAATACCCTTTTCGGGCAAATATCAAGATTTGGATGGTACTAAAAGCTGTTCTGTAGTCATCAATCCAGATACGGTGACTAGACATTTTACTGAACCAGTCTGGCCAGAAATAGAATTCATCCCAGAAGAGGAGTTCTGGAACAATGAATTTTCCCTCGAACGCCCTCTTCCCCAGCGTGTAGAAGATTTAGTAATTTACGAACTCCACATAGGCGCTTTAGGGTATGGTCAAAACAGACCGGGAAATTTTGAGGATGCGATCGCTTTACTACCCTACCTAGTAGAATTAGGCGTTAACGCTGTTGAACTCTTACCGATGTCAGAATTTAGAGACAAAGTAAATTGGGGATATGAAACATCTCACTACTTTGCTCTCGAATACAGTGGTGGTGGAAGAGATCAACTGAAGCATTTTATTAGGGAATGCCATCGTCATGGAATTGCTGTGATTTTAGATGTGGTATACAACCACTTCAATCCCGATGGAGAACGGGCAGAATGGGCATATGACTCGGATATTCCCGAACACAATATTTATTTCTGGTATGAGGGTAACTCTAGCGATTATTTCTACCCAGACGGTAGACGTTTCCCAGATGGTGGCTATCTTGATAATTTGTCTACAGGTTTTGCACCTCGGTTTTATGAAGAGATGGTGCGAAAGATGTTCATTAGCAGTGCAGTAACTTTAATGGAGGAATTTCATGTAGATGGATTCCGGGTTGATCAAACGACTTCTATGCATTTGTACAACCAATTGCACGCTGATGGTAGATCTGTGGGTAATGCCAATATTTTTGGTGCTAAATTCCTTAAAGAATGGACAAGGACAATGAAACTCATTCAACCGAATGCCATTCTCATAGCAGAGGATCATTCTGATTGGGAAGCAGTCAGCGAATCTCCCGATGTTGGGGGTTTGGGGTTTGATGCTGCTTGGTATGCCAACTTCTATCACCATTTAATTGGTGATGCTAGACAAGGCACAGAATATGCCAAATTAATTCCTACGGCTGGATATGGTAGCGATGAACCTCTAGCGATGGATAAATTTGCCCTGGCATTAGCATGGTCTGGTCATCACAAGGTTGTCTATCATGAATCTCATGATGAAGCAGGTAATGCTTATTTTGAAGAAGGAAGCCATAGAGTAGAGTCTCGGCGCACCATTGTAGCGGCTGTCAACGCAGCACCATTGACTGGCGAAACCCGAAAGTATGCCGAAGCACGTTGTCGCTTTGCTTTTGGTGTGTCTATTTTGTCGGCTGGTACACCAATGTTTTTGATGGGTGAGGAAATTGGCGCACAAAAACCCTACAGATACACCGATTTTATAGATAACCGAGAGGATTTACTAGGCGATCGCCAAAATAATGGTCAACAACTGTTCCGATTTTACCAAGACCTCATTCAGCTACGCCGTACTCATTCAGGACTGCATTCTCACTTGATTGATATTATCCATGTCCATAATGCCAACCGAATCATTGCTTTCAAACGTTGGGATGTCACTGAAGAATTTTTGATTGTAGCAAGTTTAAATAATCATCCGTTTTCATCACGATACACCATTAACAATTCCCGAATCGGTGATGGTCAATGGCAGGAAATTTTCAATAGTGATGCTTCAATCTACGGAGGAGATAATATAGGCAACTTTGCCTCTCATATCTCTGCAATTAATGGATATATTTATCCGATAGTCCCCGCAAACGGATTTGTTGTTTTTCAACGGGTAAGGACATAA
- a CDS encoding ABC transporter ATP-binding protein has protein sequence MPLELQNLTGGYTTLPIVQNINLTLQTGEWLSLVGANGSGKSTLLKLLSRILSPQQGTVLLDGKAIYSQPPNLVAQKLALLPQQQTIPVGLTVRQLVSLGRTPHQPWWQWELTVEDWRKVETAIKKTQLEKFSDRLVEQLSGGERQRAFLALALAQEPKVLLLDEPTTYLDINYQLQLLELLKNLNQQQELTIITVLHELNLAARYSSRIALLKQGQLWEVGTPEQVLTPQAIAQVFGVESVIIHTPVGLQVCAISAV, from the coding sequence ATGCCACTTGAACTACAAAATCTCACAGGCGGTTACACCACTTTGCCAATTGTGCAAAATATTAACCTCACCCTGCAAACAGGAGAATGGTTGAGTTTAGTAGGTGCTAATGGATCTGGTAAGTCTACATTGCTCAAGTTGCTGAGTCGCATTCTTTCTCCGCAACAGGGAACAGTATTACTTGATGGTAAAGCTATTTACTCTCAACCCCCGAATTTAGTTGCACAAAAATTAGCGTTGTTACCGCAACAACAAACGATTCCTGTAGGGTTGACAGTGCGACAATTAGTGAGTTTAGGACGCACACCACATCAACCTTGGTGGCAATGGGAATTAACTGTAGAAGACTGGCGAAAAGTTGAAACTGCAATCAAGAAAACACAACTAGAAAAATTTAGCGATCGCTTAGTCGAACAACTTTCAGGTGGTGAACGTCAACGGGCTTTTTTAGCTTTAGCATTAGCCCAAGAACCAAAAGTATTACTATTAGATGAACCCACAACTTATTTAGATATCAACTATCAACTACAACTATTAGAATTACTCAAAAACCTAAATCAACAACAAGAATTAACCATTATCACCGTTTTACACGAACTGAATTTAGCAGCCCGATATAGCTCCCGCATTGCCTTATTAAAACAGGGTCAACTGTGGGAAGTTGGTACACCCGAACAAGTACTAACACCCCAAGCGATCGCGCAAGTCTTTGGTGTAGAATCCGTGATTATTCATACTCCTGTAGGCTTACAAGTTTGTGCTATTTCTGCCGTGTAA
- a CDS encoding DUF1003 domain-containing protein — translation MNPVERVSSNKVDAKVAQQPHLVEIQQSVTANASTEELTRGQHLADKLASHVGSWKFLICQSTVLAGWVGMNLMPGVPHWDESPFIMLNLVFSFASAYTAPIVLMSQNRQSDTDRINAEIDHQVNLRAGQNVELLHEKLDQLHSQQLAELTQIVKGQQQIINELRVTLVPASKENKDIKVSLLPGIHLQNNSKFVKETSANKSFTVDQPLGDNNKLVEKLSRK, via the coding sequence ATGAATCCAGTAGAAAGAGTATCGTCCAACAAAGTTGATGCAAAAGTAGCTCAACAGCCCCATCTTGTAGAAATACAGCAATCAGTAACGGCAAATGCCTCCACTGAGGAATTGACTCGCGGACAGCACCTTGCTGATAAATTAGCAAGTCATGTGGGTTCTTGGAAATTTCTCATTTGCCAAAGCACCGTTTTGGCAGGATGGGTTGGAATGAACTTAATGCCTGGGGTTCCCCACTGGGATGAATCACCGTTCATCATGCTCAACTTGGTGTTTTCATTTGCTTCTGCCTACACTGCTCCCATCGTCCTGATGAGTCAGAATCGCCAGTCTGATACCGATCGCATAAACGCCGAAATTGACCACCAAGTCAATCTCAGAGCTGGACAAAATGTTGAACTGCTCCATGAAAAATTGGATCAATTACACTCTCAACAGTTAGCAGAACTAACCCAAATTGTCAAGGGTCAGCAGCAAATTATTAATGAACTAAGAGTAACTTTAGTGCCTGCTTCCAAAGAAAATAAAGATATAAAAGTGAGTCTATTGCCAGGAATTCATCTACAAAATAACAGCAAGTTTGTTAAGGAAACTTCTGCTAATAAATCTTTTACTGTTGACCAACCACTTGGCGACAATAACAAACTTGTTGAGAAATTATCTCGTAAATAA
- the rdgB gene encoding RdgB/HAM1 family non-canonical purine NTP pyrophosphatase, protein MTKLLVVATSNPGKLREMQAYLENSAWQLILKPEELEIEETGDTFAANACLKASEVAQATGNWAIADDSGLEVDALNGVPGVYSARYAKTDSERIARLLRELGNEVNRQAQFVCAVAIASPDGAIVIQSEGICRGEILHVPRGNGGFGYDPIFYVPEKQLTFAEMTPELKRSISHRGKAFTALLPQLGKVLSAE, encoded by the coding sequence ATGACTAAACTACTCGTAGTCGCAACAAGTAATCCAGGTAAGTTGCGGGAAATGCAAGCTTACCTAGAAAATTCAGCTTGGCAATTGATTCTCAAACCTGAAGAATTGGAAATTGAAGAGACAGGTGATACCTTTGCTGCTAATGCTTGTCTCAAAGCGTCTGAAGTTGCTCAAGCCACAGGAAACTGGGCAATAGCTGATGATTCTGGCTTGGAAGTGGATGCGCTCAATGGTGTACCGGGAGTGTATTCTGCACGTTATGCCAAAACTGACTCAGAACGTATTGCCAGGCTATTGAGGGAATTAGGTAACGAAGTCAATCGTCAAGCACAATTTGTTTGTGCAGTAGCGATCGCTAGTCCTGATGGTGCGATCGTTATACAATCAGAAGGCATTTGTCGTGGCGAAATTCTCCATGTACCACGAGGTAACGGTGGTTTCGGCTACGATCCCATTTTTTACGTTCCAGAAAAGCAATTAACTTTTGCTGAGATGACACCTGAATTAAAAAGGTCAATTAGCCATCGAGGAAAAGCTTTTACAGCTTTACTCCCCCAACTGGGTAAAGTACTGAGTGCTGAGTGA
- a CDS encoding cadmium resistance transporter, whose translation MNELVTTITTGITAFTATNLDDLVILTLLFSQVDANFRRRHIVIGQYLGFCTLVIASLVGFLGGLVLPSNWIGLLGLVPITIGLNRLLNPESDSDSETQTETEFSYSSAFASFLSPQAYSVAAITIANGSDNVGIYMPLFANTALPDLLVIIGVFLLLVGVWCYMTYKLTCQSAIANLLTRYGNGIVPFVLIGLGVFIILDSASLTPIALVASCLCLMGAVKLYRMNGQTATSSGVDFPR comes from the coding sequence ATGAACGAACTCGTCACCACAATTACTACCGGAATCACAGCTTTTACAGCCACAAACTTGGATGATTTAGTTATCCTGACGCTGTTATTTTCTCAGGTAGATGCAAATTTCCGTCGTCGGCACATTGTGATTGGTCAGTACTTGGGTTTCTGTACTCTGGTCATTGCCAGCTTAGTTGGTTTTCTGGGAGGCTTGGTATTGCCATCCAATTGGATTGGTCTTCTGGGTTTGGTGCCTATCACCATTGGGCTAAATCGCCTGTTGAATCCAGAAAGCGATTCTGACTCCGAGACACAGACAGAAACCGAGTTTTCATATTCCTCAGCTTTTGCTAGTTTTCTGTCTCCCCAAGCTTATAGCGTGGCGGCTATTACCATCGCCAATGGTAGTGATAATGTAGGTATCTACATGCCATTATTTGCCAACACTGCCCTGCCTGATTTGCTGGTGATTATTGGGGTATTTCTGTTACTGGTTGGTGTTTGGTGTTATATGACATATAAGCTAACCTGCCAGTCTGCGATCGCTAATTTACTAACTCGCTACGGTAATGGTATTGTGCCCTTTGTGTTGATCGGTCTAGGTGTGTTTATTATCCTAGACAGTGCGTCCTTGACTCCAATTGCTTTGGTCGCTAGCTGTCTGTGTTTAATGGGAGCCGTCAAACTGTATAGAATGAATGGTCAAACAGCTACATCTTCAGGCGTTGACTTTCCACGATAA